The Chlorocebus sabaeus isolate Y175 chromosome 18, mChlSab1.0.hap1, whole genome shotgun sequence genome window below encodes:
- the LOC140708974 gene encoding uncharacterized protein, with product MTNLAAHKGGLFTTVTPGDHACTHLAEDNSLLIPGAAGPAANFRIQVGSPRPNSTPPRHRRSLQVQGFPPPRRSRPLKVSLTRPGRCSPRSIPPHPGAPRKRCDPRPAVVSPPPDAAPAPTCGAPGISEVPNQSLPAHPRVLSTRDAAPPAGTPPTCGAIPTSAAHLTASAAPTYDDPGVGAPAHSRPPPAPAPFPAPSHAPAPAAPPVRSGPARHRPLALGRGGAAVPTPARAGRVHIAYCAPGLAAPLDLLAMDTDDSQAPKGSLRKFLEHLSGAGKAVGVLTRGEDAQGPPRRPPRTRRTRKRGLRDVSGAAARALGFPCPAMWKRLSRRDPSLGPRRGRARRTFNIEEPEVVETARPRPRVHVRAPVPGRWSAPGRAAPGGCVERRGWRISSRFGTAHCTRMEREWAPALGPGNLPFALERAGRHGCCMLGRCQRRPARRERLRDARPVVSMRPGPDIRTPRAPRASSAASLGPAPPPPRDTPVAAPGPAPQPAPQRPGKCSGVSFLVKGPQHQRSSCRVGFSEKEKVMQQRMGLEKLGE from the exons ATGACGAACTTGGCTGCCCACAAGGGCGGCCTGTTCACCACAGTGACCCCCGGGGACCACGCCTGCACCCACCTTGCTGAAGATAATTCACTTCTCATCC CCGGAGCGGCCGGGCCTGCTGCGAACTTCCGCATCCAGGTGGGGTCTCCACGCCCCaattccaccccgccccgccatcgGCGCTCCCTGCAAGTGCAGGGCTTCCCCCCGCCCAGACGTTCGCGCCCACTCAAGGTCTCCCTCACCCGGCCTGGGAGATGCTCCCCGCGTTCTATCCCGCCCCACCCTGGCGCGCCCCGCAAACGATGTGACCCCCGCCCCGCTGTGGTCTCCCCTCCCCCGGacgctgcccctgcccccacctgtggcGCTCCGGGCATCTCTGAAGTCCCCAACCAGAGCCTTCCAGCCCATCCGCGAGTCTTGAGCACCAGAGACGCGGCCCCACCCGCAGGGACCCCGCCTACCTGTGGCGCTATCCCCACGTCTGCGGCCCACCTCACCGCTAGCGCGGCCCCCACCTACGACGACCCCGGCGTAGGTGCTCCTGCCCACTCCCGCCCCCCGCCCGCACCTGCCCCTTTCCCTGCACCTAGCCACGCCCCCGCTCCCGCAGCCCCTCCCGTGCGCTCGGGCCCCGCCCGTCACCGCCCATTGGccctggggcggggcggggcagcaGTTCCGACTCCCGCGCGCGCGGGCAGGGTCCACATTGCCTACTGCGCACCGGGACTAGCGGCTCCTCTCGACCTCCTCGCCATGGACACTGACGACTCCCAGGCCCCTAAGGGCTCCTTGCGGAagttcctggagcacctctccGGGGCCGGCAAGGCAGTCGGCGTGCTGACCAGAGGCGAGGATGCTCAAG gccctccccgcaGACCTCCGCGGACGAGAAGGACCAGGAAGCGGGGACTCCGGGACGTCAGCGGTGCCGCGGCGCGGGCTCTGGGTTTTCCCTGCCCTGCAATGTGGAAGCGGCTCTCCAGGAGGGACCCGAGTCTGGGTCCACGACGCGGGCGCGCCAGGAGGACATTTAACATTGAAGAGCCGGAGGTGGTGGAGACTGCGCGCCCCAGGCCCCGGGTGCACGTGAGGGCGCCGGTGCCCGGACGGTGGAGCGCCCCAGGCCGCGCAGCCCCTGGCGG ATGCGTGGAAAGGCGCGGATGGCGGATTTCCTCCCGTTTCGGGACCGCGCACTGCACAAGGATGGAGCGGGAATGGGCCCCCGCCCTCGGTCCCGGTAACCTTCCCTTCGCCCTTGAGCGCGCGGGGCGGCACGGGTGCTGCATGTTGGGGCGCTGTCAGCGCCGCCCCGCCCGCCGCGAGCGCCTACGTGATGCCCGGCCCGTCGTCTCCATGCGCCCTGGCCCTGACATCCGTACGCCGCGCGCTCCCCGAGCCAGCAGCGCAGCCTCCCTAGGCCCAGCGCCCCCGCCCCCGCGGGACACCCCGGTGGCAGCGCCAGGCCCCGCCCCGCAGCCCGCCCCCCAGCGCCCGGGGAAGTGCTCTGGCGTTAGCTTTCTAGTTAAAGGACCCCAGCATCAGCGTTCCTCCTGCAGGGTTGggttctcagagaaagaaaaggtgatgCAGCAGAGGATGGGATTGGAGAAATTAGGAGAGTGA